A single region of the Mycobacterium lentiflavum genome encodes:
- a CDS encoding zinc-binding dehydrogenase, whose amino-acid sequence MWSYRIIAPYEFERTSIAEKQPDDLADGQVLLRFLAAGVCGSDLPGFRGAQGRLAGDDGPSAAEKDGFPIHEVAGEVIASRHPEHRIGDRVVGWASGFDGLMERVITDGNGLAPYDPGLTAAQAVGLQPLACVLYACEQLPDLADKHVAIIGQGSIGLLFSYVAKAAGARRVTGVDPVDRQSLATTFGVDEVVRATSDRWVSRLAPADRADIVIEAVGHQVATLGHAIEAAAPGGTVFYFGVADDEAYPISMRLMLRNNLTLKSGVTLDRRRVLELAGKFATEHPELLGCYLTHTFGVQDVQGAFDLACRPVPERVKIAIAL is encoded by the coding sequence GTGTGGTCCTACCGGATCATCGCCCCGTATGAGTTCGAGCGCACGTCGATCGCCGAGAAGCAGCCGGACGACCTGGCCGACGGACAGGTGCTGCTGCGGTTCCTGGCCGCCGGAGTGTGCGGCAGCGACCTCCCGGGTTTCCGGGGTGCCCAGGGCAGACTTGCGGGTGACGACGGACCGAGCGCGGCCGAGAAGGACGGCTTCCCGATCCACGAAGTGGCCGGTGAGGTGATTGCCAGCCGGCATCCCGAACACCGGATCGGCGATCGCGTGGTGGGCTGGGCCTCCGGATTCGACGGCTTGATGGAGCGGGTCATCACTGACGGCAACGGCCTTGCGCCGTACGACCCGGGGCTGACCGCGGCGCAGGCCGTCGGGCTGCAGCCGCTGGCGTGCGTCCTGTATGCCTGCGAGCAATTGCCGGACCTGGCGGACAAGCACGTCGCGATCATCGGCCAGGGCTCGATCGGGCTGCTGTTCTCCTACGTCGCCAAGGCTGCCGGGGCCCGTCGCGTCACCGGTGTTGACCCCGTCGACCGGCAAAGCCTCGCAACGACATTCGGCGTGGACGAGGTGGTGCGGGCGACCAGCGACCGCTGGGTCAGCCGGCTGGCGCCGGCCGACCGCGCGGACATCGTCATCGAGGCCGTCGGTCATCAGGTCGCCACCCTGGGCCATGCCATCGAAGCCGCCGCCCCCGGCGGCACCGTCTTCTACTTCGGCGTCGCCGACGACGAGGCCTACCCGATTAGCATGCGTCTCATGCTGCGCAACAACCTGACCCTGAAATCCGGTGTGACGCTTGATCGGCGGCGGGTGCTCGAGCTCGCTGGCAAGTTCGCCACCGAACATCCCGAGCTGCTCGGCTGCTATCTCACGCACACCTTCGGGGTCCAAGACGTGCAGGGTGCATTCGACCTGGCGTGCCGGCCGGTCCCCGAGCGCGTCAAGATCGCGATCGCGCTGTGA
- a CDS encoding alpha/beta hydrolase, which translates to MTELDGAKRLHPVLRAVANTRTVFFPEAIQLMRGPFDQRRRDAAAITELPGVQITSDTVGNVPVRIYRGGPSPAPVVVYCHAGGFALGNLDTDHRQCAELARRGRCTVVSVDYRLAPEHPYPAALDDAIAVLKWVVGNAAELDVDIARLAIAGSSAGATLAASMVHRCADGSLPPVVFQLLHQPVLDDRATASKAEFRTSPAFDSEAAELMWRYYLAGRPASPDAVPARRYELHSLPPTLITCAEIDPFRDEAIDYALRLLRAGVSTELHVFARTCHGFDSLLPDWSESERLFTLQGQALQRAWYES; encoded by the coding sequence ATGACGGAGTTGGATGGCGCGAAACGTCTGCACCCCGTGCTGCGCGCGGTCGCGAACACCCGAACGGTGTTCTTCCCGGAGGCAATTCAGTTGATGCGCGGACCGTTCGACCAGCGCCGCCGCGACGCCGCGGCGATCACCGAGTTGCCGGGTGTGCAGATCACCAGCGACACCGTCGGCAACGTGCCGGTCCGCATCTATCGCGGTGGGCCGTCACCGGCACCGGTCGTCGTCTATTGCCACGCGGGCGGATTCGCGCTGGGCAACCTCGACACCGATCACCGGCAGTGCGCCGAACTCGCCCGTCGCGGCCGCTGCACGGTGGTGTCGGTCGACTACCGGCTGGCCCCGGAGCACCCCTACCCGGCCGCGCTCGACGACGCGATCGCGGTGCTCAAGTGGGTAGTCGGCAACGCGGCGGAACTGGATGTCGACATCGCCCGGCTGGCCATCGCGGGCAGCAGCGCCGGGGCGACCCTGGCCGCATCCATGGTGCATCGTTGCGCCGATGGATCGTTGCCGCCCGTCGTGTTCCAGCTGTTGCACCAGCCGGTGCTCGACGACCGCGCTACCGCGTCGAAAGCGGAGTTTCGCACCAGCCCGGCGTTCGACAGCGAGGCGGCCGAACTGATGTGGCGCTACTACCTGGCCGGCCGGCCCGCATCGCCGGATGCCGTCCCAGCGCGACGATACGAATTACACTCGTTACCACCAACTTTGATCACCTGCGCAGAGATCGACCCGTTTCGCGACGAAGCGATCGACTACGCGCTGCGACTCCTGCGTGCCGGGGTGTCCACCGAATTGCACGTGTTCGCGCGCACCTGCCACGGCTTCGATTCGCTGCTGCCCGACTGGTCGGAGTCCGAGCGGCTGTTCACGCTGCAGGGTCAGGCGCTGCAGCGCGCCTGGTACGAGAGCTGA
- a CDS encoding SDR family NAD(P)-dependent oxidoreductase, protein MSVALVTGAAGGQGWAIAKRLRDNGYSVAACDRRAEAVAAAVAELGDDEVIAIELDVTSEQQWETAVATTVDRFGRLTTLVNNAGVLHRAALDDETAADFENAWRINCLGAFLGIRATLGQLREAEHAAIVNICSTGAIRPFPAHCAYGSSKWALRGLTQTAAAELAPSGIRVNAVFPGPIATSMLDDVTQARLTATATFGRLGQPTEIAAAVAFLVSQEASFITGSELVVDGGQCLQIR, encoded by the coding sequence ATGAGCGTCGCACTCGTCACCGGCGCGGCCGGCGGCCAGGGTTGGGCGATCGCGAAAAGGCTTCGCGATAACGGGTATTCCGTAGCGGCCTGCGACCGGCGCGCCGAGGCCGTCGCGGCCGCGGTCGCGGAATTGGGCGACGACGAGGTGATCGCGATCGAACTCGACGTGACCAGCGAGCAGCAGTGGGAGACGGCCGTCGCAACGACGGTGGACCGGTTCGGGCGGCTGACCACGCTGGTCAACAATGCGGGGGTGCTGCATCGTGCCGCGCTGGACGACGAGACCGCCGCGGATTTCGAAAACGCTTGGCGGATAAACTGTCTGGGCGCGTTCCTGGGCATCCGAGCCACACTCGGCCAGCTGCGGGAGGCCGAACACGCAGCGATTGTGAACATTTGCAGCACCGGAGCCATCCGTCCCTTCCCGGCGCACTGCGCCTACGGTTCGTCGAAGTGGGCGCTTCGCGGACTGACCCAAACGGCGGCGGCCGAACTCGCGCCGTCCGGTATTCGGGTCAATGCCGTGTTCCCCGGGCCGATCGCAACCTCGATGCTCGATGATGTCACGCAGGCCCGGCTGACGGCGACGGCGACGTTCGGGCGGCTGGGGCAGCCCACCGAAATCGCCGCTGCGGTCGCCTTTCTGGTATCGCAGGAGGCGTCGTTCATCACCGGTTCGGAACTGGTCGTCGATGGCGGGCAATGCCTACAGATTCGATGA
- a CDS encoding HpcH/HpaI aldolase family protein — translation MSIFHDAPTKTAPIWGGWVTGPTLIGPEEFARAGYDYVGFDAQHGYLDDADIAGILRRLEQVPIATAVRLPNADPAPIGRVADAGADAVLIAMIESADQAAAAVAATRYPPTGVRSFGPLRASLGLDPAAHEAKVSVFAMIETAAALTNLADICAVDGLAGIYIGPADLAISMGHPAVGSTRQPEVLDAIVRIHRVATEAGLVTGIHASEGKTGHAMAGLGFRMITLAAESAALRRGAVEHLREATGQ, via the coding sequence GTGAGCATCTTCCACGACGCGCCGACCAAGACCGCGCCGATCTGGGGCGGGTGGGTCACCGGCCCGACGCTGATCGGGCCGGAGGAATTCGCCCGAGCCGGATACGACTACGTCGGGTTCGACGCTCAGCACGGCTATCTCGACGACGCCGACATCGCCGGCATACTGCGGCGCCTCGAGCAGGTACCCATCGCGACCGCGGTGCGGTTGCCCAACGCCGATCCCGCCCCGATCGGGCGGGTGGCCGACGCCGGTGCCGACGCCGTGTTGATCGCGATGATCGAGTCGGCCGACCAGGCCGCCGCGGCCGTGGCGGCCACCCGCTACCCACCGACGGGCGTCCGCAGCTTCGGCCCATTGCGCGCCAGTCTGGGGCTCGACCCCGCCGCCCACGAGGCGAAGGTGAGCGTGTTCGCAATGATCGAAACCGCTGCGGCGCTAACGAACCTCGCAGACATATGTGCGGTCGACGGGCTGGCCGGCATCTACATCGGCCCGGCCGATCTGGCCATCTCGATGGGGCACCCCGCGGTCGGATCGACCCGGCAGCCGGAAGTGCTGGACGCGATCGTGCGGATCCACCGGGTCGCGACCGAAGCCGGACTGGTCACCGGGATTCACGCCAGTGAGGGCAAGACCGGTCACGCCATGGCGGGGCTCGGCTTTCGGATGATCACCCTGGCCGCCGAATCGGCGGCGCTGCGACGTGGGGCGGTCGAGCATCTACGCGAAGCGACCGGGCAGTGA
- a CDS encoding flavin-containing monooxygenase, which translates to MKTDLSVGIIGAGPGGLALGILLARAGFHDFTIFDREDDVGGTWRINTYPGLACDVKSHLYSFSFDLNPHWSRLWSGQPEILAYFERCADKYRLRPHLKLRTEIHSATWEEDAQQWCLTTSSGDEHRFDVVVSAVGLFTRPLFPELVEQEPFTGTVMHSSQWDHSVDLEGARVAVLGTGSTASQLLPELAKVAGQVYSVQRSPTWILPKPDRHYTRRERWVFAHLPFAKKLYRTRLWLRSESNISVIEHGSEKTQDFTAIALDLLEKTVADQELRQRLTPDHPMGCKRLVFSSDYLPTLTRPNVEVVSSPARYLKARSFVTEDGTERDVDVVVCATGYAAADYLGQLDVRGEGGTTLREVWSDGAHAYLGMAVPGFPNFFMLYGPNTNVGSNSVIFMLEAQARYIVRALKYMRRRGKTYVAVRPSALARFIAKIDQWMVGTVWTTQCSNYFRAPNGRVVTQWPRSARSFWEMTRRFTPGDFMFSSHPRRPVPAGRVALREER; encoded by the coding sequence ATGAAAACGGATTTGTCGGTCGGCATCATCGGTGCCGGGCCGGGCGGGCTGGCATTAGGAATACTGTTGGCGCGTGCGGGATTCCACGATTTCACCATCTTCGATCGCGAAGACGACGTCGGCGGCACCTGGCGGATCAACACCTATCCGGGCCTGGCCTGTGACGTCAAGTCGCACCTGTATTCGTTCTCCTTCGACCTGAACCCGCATTGGTCGCGGCTATGGTCCGGCCAGCCCGAGATCCTCGCCTATTTCGAACGCTGTGCCGACAAATACCGGCTGCGCCCGCACCTGAAGCTGCGTACCGAAATTCATTCGGCGACTTGGGAAGAAGATGCCCAGCAATGGTGCCTCACTACCAGTAGCGGCGACGAACACCGCTTCGACGTCGTGGTCTCGGCCGTCGGTCTGTTCACCCGGCCCCTTTTTCCCGAGCTCGTCGAGCAGGAGCCGTTCACCGGAACCGTGATGCACTCGTCGCAATGGGACCATTCGGTAGACCTCGAGGGCGCGCGGGTAGCGGTGCTGGGCACCGGGTCGACGGCGTCGCAGCTGTTGCCCGAACTCGCAAAGGTGGCCGGCCAGGTGTATTCGGTGCAGCGCTCGCCGACCTGGATTCTGCCCAAGCCGGATCGGCACTACACCCGACGGGAGCGTTGGGTCTTCGCTCATCTGCCGTTCGCCAAAAAGCTGTACCGGACCCGGCTGTGGCTACGGAGCGAATCCAACATCTCGGTGATCGAGCACGGCAGCGAAAAGACGCAGGACTTCACCGCGATCGCCCTTGACCTGCTTGAAAAGACGGTTGCCGACCAGGAACTGCGGCAGCGACTGACTCCCGATCACCCGATGGGCTGTAAGCGGCTGGTGTTCTCCTCGGACTACCTGCCGACGCTGACCCGGCCCAATGTCGAGGTGGTGTCCAGTCCGGCCCGCTACCTCAAGGCCCGATCCTTCGTCACCGAAGACGGCACCGAACGCGACGTCGATGTCGTGGTGTGCGCCACCGGCTACGCCGCCGCCGACTATCTCGGTCAGCTGGATGTCCGCGGCGAAGGCGGCACCACACTGCGCGAGGTCTGGAGTGATGGGGCGCATGCGTATCTCGGCATGGCCGTCCCCGGATTCCCGAACTTCTTCATGCTCTACGGGCCCAACACGAATGTCGGTTCCAACAGCGTGATCTTCATGCTGGAAGCTCAGGCCCGCTACATCGTGCGGGCGTTGAAGTACATGCGGCGCAGGGGCAAGACGTACGTGGCGGTGCGGCCGTCGGCGCTGGCGCGGTTCATCGCCAAGATCGACCAGTGGATGGTCGGCACCGTGTGGACGACCCAGTGCAGCAACTACTTTCGGGCACCGAACGGGCGAGTGGTGACGCAGTGGCCGCGCAGCGCACGCAGCTTCTGGGAAATGACACGCAGGTTCACACCCGGTGACTTCATGTTCTCCAGCCACCCACGCAGACCCGTGCCCGCCGGACGTGTGGCCCTGCGGGAAGAACGATGA
- a CDS encoding nuclear transport factor 2 family protein, which yields MTDARTAIRELIAAYALALDAGDVEACVQLFTDDAEFLVYGRSFAGLEGIAKMFQDAPRGLHLTGVSRIDVGPDEADTATARTQVLFVRAGDLHLRPALYDDQLVRRGGQWRFRQRRCQFVTSHGLSDSPEVPSS from the coding sequence GTGACCGACGCGCGCACCGCGATTCGCGAACTGATCGCCGCCTACGCACTCGCGCTGGACGCCGGTGACGTCGAAGCGTGTGTGCAGCTGTTCACCGACGATGCGGAATTCCTGGTCTATGGACGGTCTTTCGCCGGACTCGAAGGGATCGCCAAGATGTTCCAGGATGCACCCCGCGGACTGCACCTGACCGGGGTGTCGCGCATCGACGTCGGCCCTGACGAAGCTGATACCGCGACCGCCCGCACCCAGGTCCTGTTCGTCAGGGCCGGTGACCTGCACCTGCGGCCCGCGCTGTACGACGACCAGCTCGTCCGCCGCGGCGGCCAATGGCGTTTCCGGCAGCGCAGATGCCAATTCGTCACCAGCCACGGCCTGTCCGATAGCCCCGAGGTTCCGTCATCATGA
- a CDS encoding enolase C-terminal domain-like protein: MRITGLEVVPFETFVDRISFGQLTTDYRVVQTLTKVLTDEGVEGYYFGGHFHGDQDGLLSGDRALITQFLSPLLAGQDPFDRAEIWRQLWAAKLPENVCSVIDLALWDLAGRATGLPARKLLGGARDRVKAYASSFNNLGSPDEYAAHATDCQRQGYRAYKIHPYHYWNPATRQPALPRPSYVDWDLQVCREVRAAVGDEMVLMFDPWGTYQTYEDALLVGRELERLGFYWYEHPMPEYRVESYVKLADALDIPICSPEIAEGGVYTRADWILRGASDITRIDVLRGGITGVMKLVGMAEAVGMRCELHMSGFGNLQVLGATSDDVCEYYERGLLGPGVRYDSAPPYLEAACDPLCTDGFVDLPSAPGLGYQIRWDYLENHRLADVAAEPVAPLHPR; the protein is encoded by the coding sequence ATGAGGATCACCGGCTTGGAGGTCGTGCCTTTCGAGACCTTTGTCGACCGAATCTCGTTCGGCCAGTTGACTACCGATTACCGTGTGGTGCAGACCCTGACGAAGGTACTCACCGACGAGGGCGTCGAGGGCTACTACTTCGGGGGTCATTTCCATGGCGACCAGGATGGGCTGTTGTCCGGAGACCGGGCGCTGATAACTCAATTTCTGAGTCCCCTGCTCGCCGGTCAGGATCCCTTCGACCGGGCGGAGATCTGGCGGCAACTCTGGGCCGCGAAGCTGCCGGAAAACGTTTGCAGCGTCATCGATCTGGCCCTTTGGGATTTGGCGGGTCGAGCTACCGGGCTGCCCGCGCGCAAGCTGCTGGGCGGCGCTCGCGACCGCGTCAAGGCGTATGCGAGCAGTTTCAACAATCTGGGCAGTCCTGACGAGTACGCGGCGCACGCCACCGATTGCCAGCGTCAGGGGTACCGTGCCTACAAAATCCACCCGTACCACTATTGGAATCCCGCGACCCGCCAACCCGCACTGCCGCGGCCGTCCTATGTGGACTGGGATCTGCAGGTGTGCCGCGAGGTTCGGGCGGCGGTCGGAGACGAGATGGTGCTCATGTTCGACCCGTGGGGCACCTACCAGACATACGAAGACGCCCTGCTGGTCGGCCGCGAACTGGAACGGCTGGGATTCTATTGGTATGAGCACCCGATGCCCGAGTACCGGGTCGAGTCATATGTGAAACTCGCCGACGCACTTGATATCCCGATCTGCTCACCCGAGATCGCCGAGGGCGGTGTCTATACCCGAGCGGACTGGATCTTGCGCGGTGCGTCCGACATCACTCGCATCGACGTCTTGCGCGGAGGCATTACCGGGGTGATGAAATTGGTCGGAATGGCCGAGGCCGTCGGGATGCGCTGTGAGCTACACATGAGCGGCTTCGGGAACCTGCAAGTCCTGGGTGCTACGAGCGACGACGTGTGCGAATACTACGAGCGAGGCCTGCTCGGGCCCGGGGTCCGCTACGACAGCGCGCCGCCCTACCTCGAAGCGGCGTGCGACCCGTTGTGCACGGACGGATTCGTCGACCTACCGTCGGCGCCCGGGCTCGGTTACCAGATCCGTTGGGATTACCTCGAAAATCACCGCCTTGCCGACGTCGCGGCCGAACCCGTCGCACCCCTGCACCCGAGGTAG